The nucleotide window ACTCGTGTTCCATGACGACAGGCGCGGGCTGAGGAAGATCGTCCGTCTTGGGGATTCCCTTCTCGGGAGCATGATCAACGGGATCGGGTTCCCGGATGGAATCGCCCATGCGAACAACAGCGACGAGCGCACGGCGCTGAATGAATCGGGGCAGGTGGCCTTTGCCTTTTCGCTCACGGATGGCCGCCGCGGGATCGCGATAGGGAGTGCGCCGGACTCGAGCGATCCGACGCCCCCACCCGTCCCCCCGAGTTACGTGGAGGCCTTCAACCCGGGGGCGGCCGGCGGCTTCCTTTCCTGGGTCGGGACCCTGGCATTGCAGGCGGATGGGAAGATCCTGGTGGGGGGCAGCTTCGTCACGTTGGGCGGTCAGCCGCGCAGCAACATCGGGCGATTGAATGCCGATGGGACGCTGGATGCCGGTTTCGATCCCGGGGCGAATGACACCGTCGAGACGCTTCTGGTGCAGGAGGACGGAAGGATTCTGGTGGGGGGCGGGTTCACCCGACTGGGGGGGGAACTGCGGAGCAGAATTGGCCGGTTGCATGCCGACGGGCGGGTGGATACCGCCTTCAATCCGGGCGCGAGCGGAGGAGGTTTTCCCGGGGTCTATGCGCTCACGCTGGGACCGGACGGAAGCATTCTGGTGGGGGGTGATTTTCGGAGACTTGGGGGCGAGGCACGGACCAACCTCGCCCGGCTGAGAGCCGACGGCGTGGTGGACGGCACTTTCCAGACGGCGGCGAATTCCGAGATCTCCGCGCTGGCATTGGATGAGAATGGAAGAGTTCTGGTGGGTGGCGGATTCACGACCCTGGGGGGACAGGCCCGAAGCCGGATCGGGCGCTTGAATGCGGATGGCACCCTGGACACCGGCTTCAATCCGGGGGCGGGCTCCTGGGTGAATGCCCTGGCGGTGCAGGCGGATGGAAAGATCGTGGTGGGGGGCGCCTTTACCACGCTGGGGGGACAGGGCCGGAGCCGGATCGGGCGGTTGCATTCGGATGGCACCCTGGACGCCGACTTCAATCCGGGGGCGGCCGGGGAAGTGGTTTGCCTGGCATTGCAGGTGGACGGAAAAATCCTGCTGGGAGGCGGGTTCACACGGTTGGGCGATCAGACCCGCCAGCGGATTGGGCGCCTGCATCTGGATGGAACGGTGGACCTGACCTGGGATGGGGCGGCGAACGCTGAGGTGAGTGCGCTCGCGATCCAGGCGGATGGAAAGGTACTGGTCGGGGGCGAGTTCAGGATGCTGGACGGTCTGCCGCGAAGTCTGATCGGGCGGTTGAACAATACGGGGCCGGCGACGGAACATCTTGGGTATCACGGAACGCGGGTCACCTGGCTGCGCGGCGGCCACGGTCCGGAGATTGTCTTCGCCTCGTTCGATCATTCCATCGACGGGAGCACGTGGACGGAACTCGGGAGAGGCATGCGGGTTCCGGGGGGATGGGAATTGCCAGATGCGGTGCTGCCCGCCGGCAGCCTGCTGCGGGCGCGCGGAGCGACCGTCGGCGGATCCGGATCCCAATGGTTTGTCGAGGCCGTCGCCGGGGTCGGGGAGATTCCTGTCGATCCCCCGCTTCTCGAGCCTCCCGTCATCGGGGTGGCGCGGGGCGCGGATGGCAGTGCGCTTTCGGTGAGCCTTCCGACGATCGCGGGCAGAACCTACACCCTGGAATCCAAGAGCCGCTTGGAAGATCCGGAATGGTTCCCCCTGACTTCCCTGGTCGGGGACGGGACGGTGCGGATTCTTGAGGATCCGGAGCCGCCCGGGGCAACCCGGTTCTACCGGTTGCGGGTGGACTGAAGAGACGCGGGTGTCTGGAAGGATCAACCCCCGGGGGTCAGATCTGTGAATTTGACAAATCAAGTCGTGGCGCCTGAGAGGGAGCCGAATGTCAAAATCAGAGATCTGACCCCGGGGCTTCCTAGGTTCAAATCTAGCCCCGCAACCAATTTCCGTTGCAGTGCAACGGGTTAGACCGCTGGCTTCCAGCGGTCTAACTGCTTTTCTGGCACGGAAACTCGATTCGACCCCTCCGTGGGTCCTACTGGGTCCGCAAGGGTCC belongs to Verrucomicrobiia bacterium and includes:
- a CDS encoding delta-60 repeat domain-containing protein, encoding MINGIGFPDGIAHANNSDERTALNESGQVAFAFSLTDGRRGIAIGSAPDSSDPTPPPVPPSYVEAFNPGAAGGFLSWVGTLALQADGKILVGGSFVTLGGQPRSNIGRLNADGTLDAGFDPGANDTVETLLVQEDGRILVGGGFTRLGGELRSRIGRLHADGRVDTAFNPGASGGGFPGVYALTLGPDGSILVGGDFRRLGGEARTNLARLRADGVVDGTFQTAANSEISALALDENGRVLVGGGFTTLGGQARSRIGRLNADGTLDTGFNPGAGSWVNALAVQADGKIVVGGAFTTLGGQGRSRIGRLHSDGTLDADFNPGAAGEVVCLALQVDGKILLGGGFTRLGDQTRQRIGRLHLDGTVDLTWDGAANAEVSALAIQADGKVLVGGEFRMLDGLPRSLIGRLNNTGPATEHLGYHGTRVTWLRGGHGPEIVFASFDHSIDGSTWTELGRGMRVPGGWELPDAVLPAGSLLRARGATVGGSGSQWFVEAVAGVGEIPVDPPLLEPPVIGVARGADGSALSVSLPTIAGRTYTLESKSRLEDPEWFPLTSLVGDGTVRILEDPEPPGATRFYRLRVD